In Anaerolineae bacterium, the following proteins share a genomic window:
- a CDS encoding methionine adenosyltransferase, protein MNSARYLFTSESVTEGHPDKLCDQISDAVLDACLAQDPASRVACETATKTGFVMIFGEITTNADLNYDELARQVIREIGYDSSEKGFDAETAGVLVAVAKQSGDIAMGVNKALEAKTGEMSDAEIEAIGAGDQGMMFGFACTETPTYMPLPIYLAHRITRRLAEVRKQGLLPWLRPDGKSQVTIEYEYGKPKRVHTVLVSTQHAPDISQQAIREAIIEEVIKPVLPPELVDGEIRYFVNPTGRFVIGGPMGDAGMTGRKIIVDTYGGMGRHGGGAFSGKDPTKVDRSGAYAARWVAKNIVAAGLAERCEIQVAYAIGVARPVSVNVETFGTGRIPDEEIARLVNEFFDLRPGAIIRDLNLRQPIYRQVAAYGHFGRDDLDLPWERTDKAEQLREAAGLKTTA, encoded by the coding sequence ATGAATTCGGCGCGTTATTTGTTCACCTCGGAGTCGGTCACCGAGGGCCACCCGGACAAGCTGTGCGATCAAATCAGCGACGCCGTGCTGGACGCCTGCCTGGCCCAGGACCCCGCCTCGCGCGTGGCCTGCGAAACGGCCACCAAGACGGGTTTCGTGATGATCTTCGGCGAAATCACCACCAACGCCGACCTCAACTACGATGAACTGGCCCGGCAGGTCATCCGGGAAATCGGCTACGACAGCAGCGAAAAAGGCTTCGATGCCGAGACGGCCGGGGTTCTGGTGGCCGTGGCCAAGCAATCCGGCGACATCGCCATGGGCGTGAACAAGGCCCTGGAAGCCAAAACTGGGGAAATGTCCGACGCCGAAATCGAAGCCATCGGCGCCGGCGACCAGGGCATGATGTTCGGCTTTGCCTGCACCGAGACGCCCACCTACATGCCGCTGCCCATCTATCTGGCCCATCGCATTACGCGCCGCCTGGCCGAGGTGCGCAAGCAGGGACTCTTGCCCTGGCTGCGCCCCGACGGCAAGAGTCAGGTGACCATCGAATACGAGTACGGCAAACCCAAACGGGTGCACACCGTGCTGGTCAGCACCCAACACGCGCCCGACATCTCGCAACAAGCGATCCGCGAGGCCATCATCGAAGAGGTGATCAAGCCCGTGCTGCCCCCCGAACTGGTGGACGGCGAGATCCGCTACTTCGTCAACCCCACCGGCCGCTTCGTCATCGGCGGCCCCATGGGCGACGCAGGCATGACCGGACGCAAGATCATCGTGGACACTTACGGCGGCATGGGCCGCCACGGCGGCGGCGCCTTCAGCGGCAAAGACCCCACTAAAGTGGACCGCTCCGGCGCCTACGCCGCCCGCTGGGTGGCCAAGAACATCGTGGCCGCCGGGCTGGCCGAACGGTGCGAAATCCAGGTGGCTTACGCCATCGGCGTCGCCAGACCCGTCAGCGTAAATGTGGAGACCTTCGGCACCGGGCGCATCCCCGACGAAGAGATCGCCCGCCTGGTCAACGAATTCTTCGACCTGCGTCCCGGCGCCATCATTCGCGACCTGAACCTCCGACAGCCCATCTATCGCCAGGTGGCCGCCTACGGTCACTTCGGTCGCGATGACCTCGACCTCCCTTGGGAGCGCACCGACAAAGCCGAACAACTGCGCGAAGCCGCCGGCCTGAAGACCACGGCCTGA
- a CDS encoding prephenate dehydrogenase/arogenate dehydrogenase family protein: MSEGEFPTLATARVAIVGLGLIGGSLALALRPHCATLLGVDPDPQARAWAQRRARFDAVAADPAAVLPQANVVLLAAPVSAILRLIPRLPRWVRGPALVLDVGSTKGAIAQALAQLPPPLQAVGGHPMAGKALAGAKHAEATLFQGAPFALVDLPNTGPLARRLALDIVAALGAHPIWIEASAHDEAVAAVSHLPYLLALALTLATPEEAAALLGPGFRSASRLAGSPPNLMADIVGHNLPALRRALARFRQSLAKIEAALENPSARAALFAHGQQAHTRLLARARQEPPLLSKPS; this comes from the coding sequence ATGAGCGAAGGTGAGTTTCCCACCCTGGCCACCGCCCGCGTGGCCATCGTTGGTCTGGGGCTGATCGGCGGCTCGCTGGCCCTGGCTTTGCGCCCCCACTGCGCCACCCTGCTGGGGGTGGACCCCGACCCGCAGGCCCGCGCCTGGGCCCAGCGCCGCGCTCGCTTCGATGCGGTGGCCGCCGATCCCGCCGCCGTGCTGCCGCAGGCCAATGTAGTGCTGCTGGCCGCGCCAGTCAGCGCCATCTTGCGGCTCATCCCGCGCCTGCCTCGGTGGGTGCGAGGTCCTGCGCTGGTGCTGGATGTGGGCTCGACCAAAGGCGCCATTGCGCAGGCCCTGGCCCAACTCCCCCCGCCGTTGCAGGCCGTAGGAGGACATCCCATGGCCGGGAAAGCCCTCGCCGGGGCTAAACACGCCGAGGCCACCTTGTTCCAGGGCGCCCCTTTTGCTCTGGTGGACCTGCCCAACACCGGCCCCCTTGCCCGACGCCTGGCCCTGGACATCGTCGCCGCCCTGGGAGCACACCCCATCTGGATCGAGGCCTCCGCCCATGATGAAGCCGTGGCCGCGGTGAGCCACCTGCCCTACCTGCTGGCCCTGGCGCTGACTCTGGCCACCCCGGAAGAGGCCGCCGCGCTCCTCGGCCCCGGTTTTCGCTCTGCCAGTCGCTTGGCCGGCTCGCCGCCGAACCTGATGGCCGACATCGTGGGCCACAACCTGCCCGCCCTGCGACGCGCCTTGGCCCGCTTTCGTCAAAGCCTGGCCAAAATCGAAGCCGCCCTGGAAAATCCCTCGGCCCGCGCCGCGCTGTTCGCCCACGGCCAGCAAGCTCATACCCGCCTGCTGGCCCGCGCACGCCAGGAGCCGCCGCTCCTGAGCAAACCATCGTGA
- the aroF gene encoding 3-deoxy-7-phosphoheptulonate synthase: MMVLMHAQAKDEEIAAVLHCARRHGLRPHLSRGAERVVIGLIGDTRTVNPAAFLRLSGVADVVRLSRPYKLASREFHPNPSQVQVGPVTLGGPEVVFIAGPCSVESRSQLLETAHAVKESGAHLLRGGAFKPRTSPYSFQGLGERGLELLAEAREVTGLPVVTEVLSPEQVPLVARYADMLQIGARNMQNFPLLRAAGQSGKPVLLKRGMSATLDEFLLAAEYILSAGNDQVALCERGIRTFEQTTRNTTDINAIPALKQRTHLPVLLDPSHSTGHWQYVGPVALAGVAAGADGLIVEVHPHPEEALSDGAQSLKPERFAALVRQAQAVALAVGRAVAAPVEVRP; this comes from the coding sequence ATGATGGTACTCATGCACGCCCAGGCGAAAGACGAAGAAATCGCGGCTGTGCTGCATTGCGCCCGGCGACACGGGCTACGGCCCCATCTCTCCCGGGGGGCCGAGCGGGTGGTCATCGGCCTCATCGGCGATACCCGCACGGTAAACCCGGCCGCTTTTTTGCGGCTTTCCGGCGTGGCCGATGTGGTGCGCCTTTCGCGGCCCTACAAGTTGGCCTCCCGGGAATTCCACCCCAACCCCAGCCAGGTGCAGGTCGGGCCGGTGACCTTGGGCGGCCCGGAAGTGGTGTTCATCGCCGGGCCGTGCTCGGTGGAAAGCCGCAGCCAACTGTTGGAAACGGCCCACGCCGTCAAAGAGTCCGGTGCCCACCTGCTCCGCGGCGGCGCCTTCAAACCCCGCACCTCGCCCTACTCCTTCCAGGGATTGGGCGAGCGCGGCCTGGAACTGCTGGCCGAGGCTCGCGAAGTTACCGGGCTGCCGGTGGTCACCGAAGTACTGAGCCCCGAGCAGGTACCTTTGGTGGCCCGCTACGCCGACATGCTGCAAATCGGCGCGCGGAACATGCAAAACTTCCCCCTGCTGCGGGCCGCGGGCCAAAGCGGTAAGCCGGTGCTGCTCAAGCGGGGCATGAGCGCAACCCTGGATGAGTTCCTCCTGGCCGCCGAGTATATCCTCAGCGCAGGCAACGACCAGGTGGCCCTCTGCGAGCGAGGCATCCGCACCTTTGAACAGACCACCCGCAACACCACGGACATCAACGCCATCCCCGCCCTGAAACAACGCACCCATCTACCTGTGCTGCTGGACCCCAGCCACAGCACCGGCCACTGGCAGTATGTGGGGCCGGTGGCCCTGGCAGGGGTTGCCGCGGGAGCTGATGGATTGATCGTGGAAGTGCATCCCCACCCCGAAGAGGCCCTTTCCGACGGCGCGCAATCCCTCAAGCCGGAGCGTTTCGCCGCCCTGGTGCGCCAGGCCCAGGCGGTGGCCCTGGCCGTCGGCCGGGCCGTGGCCGCCCCGGTGGAGGTGCGGCCATGA
- the aroH gene encoding chorismate mutase, with translation MPIRGIRGANSVAENTPQAILEATRALLLAIVDANPGLRPEDMASIFFTLTPDLNATYPAFAARQLGWVHVPLLGAQEVAVPEAMPRIVRVLVHWNTERPQEAIRHVYLGRTSRLRPDLARGPEPLSTPIPSLKERLP, from the coding sequence ATGCCCATCCGAGGAATACGCGGAGCCAACAGCGTGGCCGAAAACACCCCCCAGGCCATTCTGGAAGCCACCCGTGCGTTGCTGCTGGCCATCGTGGACGCCAACCCGGGCTTGCGCCCGGAAGACATGGCCAGCATTTTCTTTACCCTGACCCCCGACCTGAACGCCACCTACCCCGCCTTCGCCGCCCGGCAGTTAGGGTGGGTCCATGTGCCTTTGTTGGGAGCGCAGGAAGTCGCCGTGCCCGAAGCCATGCCCCGCATCGTGCGGGTGCTGGTGCACTGGAACACCGAGCGCCCCCAGGAGGCCATCCGCCATGTCTACCTGGGCCGCACCTCCCGGCTACGCCCCGATCTGGCCCGCGGCCCGGAACCCCTTTCCACGCCCATCCCCTCACTCAAGGAGCGGTTGCCATGA